One region of Tumebacillus amylolyticus genomic DNA includes:
- a CDS encoding S-layer homology domain-containing protein, translating into MTKSKKLTATVAASAVASALVAPAAFAGTNFSDIDGSFAKDAIIQLADAGILNGVGGGQFNPTGLIERQDFAIVLAKALKLDTSAAPATATFSDIPADHYAYAAVEACVKAGLIKGQGNGTFGEGANLTREDMAVFFGRALNLVAGSDVVTGQASKLNFSDAASISDYAKDAVGAAFDLGYISGSNGAFDPKGTATREQVASLATRWMTAADKVANNVFAGVTYTDANTLTINFSKEVADIKAADVTVASKADGKAVAVSAVTLSADKKSATVKTDALAGATTYSVTFGGKTVEVTTPDKLDATVAAAGAKKISVTFNSAVDTTKASFSVKKGSIAINVASVAFDDAKKVATLTLSSNLTAGDYTVAANGLANAVSKTFTAEDQKVAKVDINDNAILTGVPADASKVVNVAYTVSNQYGEDVTTTLGTGVKFTVGNGTGADTDSDGAYTVTSLTDAGYKVGDKITIAVLDPTTGTFVSKAVTVSDKSSVSEVTISDLFNTNAKTLSAATNLATDEFDLVVSAKDQYGNAVAAGKIANDVLVTVSDSSIVTIGAFKDITLADGTKAVGLQLMNGNGALTARAGAAKVTIVSRTTGKLASYDVNVKETVAVDTLSMTAPDLAVAGETVTIPYTAVDQFGAETTDVNVLQNGVTFTSTVGTVAFVPNYVTGKAELKLTLPADANAGHAVISAITSKAKSAFVNVAYQKTAVPTVITGLKNINTNFAKDGASKLTLDNVVLADQYGRTYDNSKLAAQLGAAEGNYQLKIESSDSAKVDGATTFTSGIDFTTFHGLVKGSSTLTFTLLKVTGGVAAPVANSGFTSTSTVVEKADIKSYELADFSKLLANDAPHDVAVKVSGVLADGSKVVVPSSYYTVRTNDAGTAYTDADTNTIHSDGTVVDATTKEGTVPVIVTVEGATGPQTIVKNLVVSTAPAVANTLSLTDDVMVSDGVATVSYAAIYDAVATKTTKALVDTFVNAAVDVVDQYGIDISANNTFTTQNVLVTNIVNSAGVAHTIDTIAAGDTFNVTAITNNGKIITFKVIVKA; encoded by the coding sequence GTGACTAAAAGCAAGAAGCTCACCGCAACTGTAGCTGCATCCGCAGTTGCATCCGCACTCGTAGCACCGGCAGCATTCGCTGGTACCAACTTCTCCGACATCGACGGTTCTTTCGCGAAAGACGCGATCATCCAACTCGCTGATGCTGGTATCCTCAATGGTGTAGGCGGCGGCCAATTCAACCCGACCGGCCTGATCGAGCGCCAAGACTTCGCGATCGTTCTCGCAAAAGCTCTGAAACTCGACACCTCGGCTGCTCCGGCAACCGCAACCTTCTCCGACATCCCGGCTGACCACTACGCGTACGCAGCTGTTGAAGCTTGCGTAAAAGCTGGTCTGATCAAAGGTCAAGGCAACGGCACCTTCGGCGAAGGCGCTAACCTGACCCGCGAAGACATGGCTGTATTCTTCGGCCGCGCTCTCAACCTGGTTGCTGGTTCCGACGTTGTTACCGGTCAAGCTTCCAAGCTGAACTTCTCTGATGCTGCTTCCATCTCCGACTACGCGAAAGACGCAGTAGGCGCAGCATTCGACCTTGGTTACATCTCCGGCTCTAACGGCGCTTTCGATCCGAAAGGCACCGCTACCCGTGAGCAAGTTGCTTCCTTGGCTACCCGCTGGATGACTGCAGCTGACAAAGTTGCAAACAACGTCTTCGCTGGCGTAACCTACACCGACGCTAACACCCTGACGATCAACTTCTCCAAAGAAGTTGCTGACATCAAGGCTGCTGACGTTACGGTCGCTTCCAAAGCTGACGGCAAAGCAGTTGCAGTTTCCGCTGTAACCCTGTCCGCTGACAAGAAGTCCGCTACCGTTAAAACCGACGCTCTTGCTGGTGCAACCACCTACTCCGTAACCTTCGGCGGCAAAACCGTAGAAGTGACCACCCCGGACAAACTGGATGCTACCGTAGCAGCTGCTGGCGCTAAGAAGATCTCCGTGACCTTCAACTCCGCAGTTGACACCACCAAAGCTTCCTTCTCCGTTAAGAAAGGCTCCATCGCAATCAACGTTGCTTCGGTTGCTTTCGATGACGCTAAGAAAGTTGCAACCTTGACCCTGTCTTCCAACCTGACCGCTGGCGACTACACCGTAGCTGCAAACGGCCTGGCGAACGCAGTTTCCAAGACCTTCACCGCTGAAGATCAAAAAGTTGCAAAAGTCGACATCAACGACAATGCAATCTTGACCGGCGTTCCGGCTGATGCAAGCAAAGTTGTAAACGTTGCTTACACCGTTTCTAACCAATACGGCGAAGATGTAACCACCACCCTCGGCACCGGCGTGAAGTTCACCGTTGGTAACGGTACTGGTGCAGATACCGATAGCGATGGCGCTTACACCGTCACCTCGCTGACCGATGCTGGTTACAAAGTCGGCGACAAAATTACCATCGCTGTACTTGATCCGACCACCGGTACCTTTGTTTCGAAGGCAGTAACTGTATCTGACAAGTCTTCCGTAAGCGAAGTTACGATCTCTGACCTGTTCAACACGAACGCGAAGACCCTGAGCGCAGCTACCAACCTGGCAACCGATGAGTTCGACCTCGTCGTATCTGCGAAGGACCAATACGGCAACGCTGTTGCTGCAGGCAAGATCGCAAACGACGTTCTTGTTACCGTATCCGACTCTTCCATCGTTACCATCGGTGCTTTCAAAGACATCACCTTGGCTGATGGTACCAAAGCAGTTGGTCTCCAACTGATGAACGGTAACGGTGCACTTACCGCTCGCGCTGGTGCAGCTAAAGTCACCATCGTATCCCGCACCACCGGCAAATTGGCTTCCTACGATGTAAACGTTAAGGAAACCGTTGCTGTTGATACCCTCTCCATGACCGCTCCGGACTTGGCTGTTGCTGGTGAAACGGTAACCATCCCGTACACCGCTGTTGACCAATTCGGTGCAGAAACCACCGATGTTAACGTCCTTCAAAACGGCGTTACCTTCACCTCTACCGTTGGTACGGTTGCTTTCGTTCCGAACTATGTTACCGGTAAAGCTGAACTGAAGTTGACCCTGCCGGCTGATGCAAATGCAGGCCACGCTGTAATCTCCGCGATCACTTCGAAAGCGAAGAGCGCATTCGTTAACGTAGCGTACCAAAAAACCGCTGTTCCGACCGTTATCACGGGTCTGAAAAACATCAACACCAACTTTGCAAAAGACGGCGCTTCCAAACTGACCTTGGATAACGTTGTACTTGCTGACCAGTACGGTCGCACCTACGACAACTCCAAGTTGGCTGCGCAACTCGGTGCTGCTGAAGGCAACTACCAACTGAAGATCGAATCCTCGGATTCTGCTAAAGTTGATGGCGCGACCACCTTCACCTCGGGTATTGATTTCACCACCTTCCACGGTCTGGTAAAAGGTTCTTCGACCCTTACCTTCACCCTGCTCAAAGTTACCGGCGGTGTAGCTGCTCCGGTAGCTAACTCCGGCTTCACCTCCACTTCCACCGTCGTGGAAAAAGCAGACATCAAATCTTACGAGCTGGCTGACTTCTCCAAGCTGCTCGCAAACGATGCTCCTCACGATGTAGCAGTTAAGGTATCCGGCGTACTGGCTGATGGTTCCAAGGTTGTAGTTCCGAGCTCTTACTACACCGTTCGCACCAACGATGCTGGCACCGCTTACACGGATGCTGACACCAACACGATTCACTCCGATGGCACGGTTGTTGACGCTACCACCAAGGAAGGTACTGTTCCGGTTATCGTAACCGTAGAAGGCGCAACCGGCCCGCAGACCATCGTGAAAAACCTTGTTGTCTCCACGGCTCCGGCTGTCGCTAACACGCTGTCCTTGACCGACGATGTAATGGTATCTGACGGCGTTGCAACCGTTAGCTACGCAGCTATCTATGATGCTGTGGCTACTAAGACCACTAAAGCTCTCGTAGATACCTTCGTAAACGCAGCAGTAGACGTTGTTGACCAATACGGCATCGACATCTCCGCTAACAACACCTTCACTACCCAAAACGTACTGGTAACCAACATCGTTAACTCTGCTGGTGTTGCTCATACCATTGATACGATCGCTGCTGGCGATACCTTCAACGTAACGGCTATCACCAACAACGGCAAAATCATCACCTTCAAAGTTATCGTTAAAGCTTAA
- a CDS encoding SLAP domain-containing protein, which translates to MSGFFSRLFGRKPVTAVEEQEPVREELDERSIPTTATVLNQVFLDVTQKQKGEYSILEIQQFEQFLAKCPPLLIGQFDFQAYEAGPHHGGWFAHVFIRNAVSVGDNLSLQVIPLSLYDALGEKLASHLFELDMQPIKFGEARLHTFYWPGETSLKPSALADLTTFRVDMV; encoded by the coding sequence GTGAGTGGTTTTTTCAGTCGTTTGTTCGGACGTAAGCCGGTGACCGCAGTTGAGGAGCAAGAACCTGTGCGTGAGGAACTTGATGAGAGATCGATCCCGACTACTGCAACGGTGCTCAACCAAGTGTTCTTGGACGTAACGCAGAAACAGAAGGGCGAGTACAGCATTTTAGAGATCCAGCAATTTGAGCAGTTCTTGGCCAAATGCCCTCCGCTCTTGATCGGACAGTTCGATTTCCAAGCGTATGAAGCAGGTCCGCACCACGGTGGGTGGTTTGCTCACGTTTTCATCCGCAATGCCGTGTCTGTCGGCGATAATTTGAGTTTGCAAGTGATCCCGCTCTCTCTCTATGATGCACTCGGAGAGAAGCTTGCCTCGCATCTGTTCGAACTGGACATGCAACCGATTAAGTTCGGGGAAGCGAGACTCCACACATTCTACTGGCCGGGCGAAACGTCGCTCAAGCCGTCGGCGCTCGCAGACCTGACCACCTTCCGCGTGGACATGGTCTAA
- a CDS encoding O-antigen ligase family protein: MGVALQKSRTRDWTYYLLLTLSFFSMVNYILRDTIGHIPVIGSLVPAWKELIILLLYIAFYMKSKAEGRFDWKSSRMHKLILFVAIAAVLSGVYNWVFDPETLRIAPKPYTWVPVHLDLSTFVDGIRTLLEASLYFFVLNALLDDEDTIKDMINAMIIAAFLVACYGIYQKLSGVESPKSWVYSEQESNIKLRVFSTIGNPNALGGYMVLITPIALSLAIHAKDWLKRSLYGIVALFLMYTMVMTYSRGAWIGFVAGMALYTVITRNKWLAGIGILGLVAAPFVAHDVVSRLTLAFTPEYLAKSANKGRVEFWGRAIKIWLKNPVFGTGIGTAGDSVATRHNMPGATWIDNQYVKLLAETGIVGLLTYLAMLFAPVINGAKSVFGSKQKGTYLYALNAGITAALFGMIVENVTAAIIEDLNVTTHFWVLIAILYVGVRMAREKANA; encoded by the coding sequence CGGCATGGAAGGAATTGATCATCCTCCTGCTGTACATCGCGTTTTACATGAAATCCAAAGCAGAGGGCCGCTTCGATTGGAAGTCGTCCCGGATGCACAAACTAATCCTATTCGTCGCGATCGCGGCGGTGCTCTCGGGGGTCTACAACTGGGTGTTCGACCCGGAGACCTTGCGCATCGCACCGAAGCCGTATACGTGGGTTCCGGTTCATCTGGACCTCTCCACGTTTGTAGACGGCATCCGGACGCTGCTCGAAGCCTCGCTGTACTTTTTCGTGCTGAATGCACTGCTTGATGACGAAGACACGATCAAGGATATGATCAACGCGATGATCATCGCGGCGTTCCTCGTGGCGTGCTACGGCATCTACCAAAAACTCTCCGGGGTGGAATCGCCGAAGAGTTGGGTGTACTCGGAGCAGGAATCCAACATTAAACTGCGCGTCTTCTCCACGATCGGCAACCCGAATGCGCTCGGCGGGTACATGGTGTTGATTACGCCGATTGCGTTGTCGCTGGCGATTCACGCCAAGGACTGGCTGAAACGCTCGCTCTACGGCATCGTGGCGTTGTTCCTCATGTACACGATGGTCATGACCTATTCGCGCGGGGCTTGGATCGGGTTTGTGGCCGGCATGGCGCTCTACACGGTCATCACCCGCAACAAATGGCTGGCGGGGATCGGCATCCTCGGTCTCGTCGCGGCTCCGTTCGTCGCACACGATGTTGTGTCGCGCTTGACGCTCGCCTTCACACCGGAGTACCTCGCGAAGTCTGCGAACAAAGGCCGTGTGGAATTCTGGGGACGTGCGATCAAGATCTGGCTGAAAAACCCTGTGTTCGGGACCGGGATCGGAACCGCGGGGGACTCGGTTGCCACCCGTCACAACATGCCGGGGGCGACGTGGATTGACAACCAGTATGTAAAATTGCTGGCGGAGACGGGCATTGTCGGGTTGCTCACCTACCTCGCGATGCTGTTCGCTCCGGTCATCAACGGGGCGAAGTCGGTGTTCGGTTCCAAGCAAAAAGGCACGTACTTGTACGCGCTCAATGCCGGGATCACCGCGGCGCTGTTCGGGATGATCGTTGAGAACGTCACGGCAGCCATTATTGAAGACTTGAACGTTACCACGCACTTCTGGGTGCTGATTGCGATCCTCTATGTCGGGGTTCGCATGGCGCGCGAGAAGGCAAACGCATAA
- a CDS encoding phospho-sugar mutase: MKGYQSEYQRWLHHQALEPHLLQELQGLSEEKDIEDRFYRHLEFGTGGLRGVIGAGTNRMNTYTVRRVTEGLARYLVQHVEGAQNKGVVIAYDSRHMSPEFAAEAAGVLANHGVRAYLFQELRPTPELSFAVRHLGAAGGIVVTASHNPPEYNGYKVYGEDGGQLPPHAADQILAEIDKVEDELVLQALSLEEGIARGLITMLGDEIDELYTERLVGLSLQPELIRAVSDEVRIVFTPLHGTGNKPVRRVLEALGFRHVHVVPEQELPDPNFSTVKSPNPEERQAFTLAMKLAEEVDADVILGTDPDADRVGVVVRDAGGEFMVLNGNQTGALLLHYILEQRKANGTLPANGVMLKTIVTSNLGRAIAEKNGVTTVDVLTGFKFIGEKIKEYEETGAHTFLFGYEESYGYLIGDFVRDKDAVQAAMMAAEMAAYYKGQGKTLSQVLHEVYETYGTYLEDLLSFTFKGKEGQEKIAQMMEDLRRTPLTAMGSLQVEAAKDYAQGIEGLPKANVLKYVLTDGSWVAIRPSGTEPKIKFYFSAVADNRTVAMEKLEELKSFVLNLIQ; encoded by the coding sequence TTGAAAGGGTATCAGTCCGAATATCAACGTTGGCTGCATCATCAAGCGCTCGAACCGCATCTGTTGCAAGAACTGCAAGGTCTGTCGGAGGAGAAAGACATCGAAGACCGCTTCTACCGTCATCTCGAATTCGGCACCGGAGGTCTGCGCGGCGTCATCGGCGCGGGGACGAACCGGATGAACACGTATACGGTGCGCCGCGTCACCGAAGGTCTCGCTCGCTATCTCGTTCAACACGTTGAAGGCGCACAGAACAAAGGGGTCGTCATCGCCTACGATTCTCGCCACATGTCCCCGGAATTCGCTGCGGAGGCCGCGGGGGTACTGGCGAACCACGGCGTGCGCGCGTACTTGTTCCAAGAACTGCGCCCGACGCCGGAACTGTCGTTTGCCGTGCGTCATCTCGGAGCGGCGGGCGGCATCGTCGTCACGGCGAGCCACAACCCGCCGGAGTACAACGGCTACAAAGTCTACGGCGAGGACGGCGGACAACTGCCGCCGCATGCCGCCGATCAGATTCTGGCGGAGATCGACAAAGTAGAGGACGAGTTGGTGTTGCAAGCTCTCTCACTCGAAGAAGGCATCGCACGGGGCTTGATCACGATGCTTGGCGACGAGATTGACGAGCTCTACACCGAACGACTCGTCGGCCTGTCTCTGCAACCTGAACTCATTCGCGCTGTGTCCGATGAAGTGCGGATCGTGTTCACTCCGCTGCACGGCACCGGCAACAAACCGGTGCGCCGCGTGTTGGAAGCACTCGGATTCCGCCATGTCCACGTCGTGCCGGAGCAAGAGCTCCCGGACCCGAACTTCTCCACCGTGAAGTCGCCGAACCCCGAGGAACGCCAAGCGTTCACGTTGGCGATGAAACTGGCGGAGGAAGTGGACGCCGACGTTATCCTCGGCACCGATCCCGATGCAGACCGCGTCGGGGTGGTCGTGCGCGATGCCGGCGGTGAGTTCATGGTTCTCAACGGCAACCAGACCGGAGCTCTGCTGCTGCACTACATCCTCGAACAGCGCAAAGCAAACGGCACGCTTCCCGCTAACGGTGTGATGCTCAAAACGATCGTCACATCGAACCTCGGCCGCGCCATCGCCGAGAAAAACGGCGTCACCACCGTCGACGTCCTGACCGGCTTCAAATTCATCGGCGAAAAAATCAAAGAGTACGAAGAGACGGGAGCCCACACGTTCCTGTTCGGCTACGAAGAGAGCTACGGCTACCTGATCGGCGACTTCGTGCGCGACAAAGACGCCGTGCAAGCGGCGATGATGGCCGCGGAGATGGCGGCGTATTACAAGGGTCAAGGCAAGACGCTCTCCCAAGTGCTGCACGAGGTATACGAAACGTACGGAACCTACCTCGAAGATCTGCTTTCGTTCACCTTCAAAGGCAAGGAAGGCCAAGAAAAAATCGCCCAGATGATGGAAGACTTGCGCCGCACGCCGTTGACCGCGATGGGGAGCCTGCAAGTGGAAGCCGCCAAGGACTACGCGCAAGGCATCGAAGGGCTGCCCAAAGCCAACGTCCTCAAGTACGTGCTGACCGACGGTTCCTGGGTGGCGATCCGCCCGTCCGGCACCGAGCCCAAGATCAAGTTCTACTTCAGCGCCGTCGCCGACAACCGGACAGTCGCAATGGAAAAACTGGAAGAACTCAAATCCTTCGTGCTCAACCTGATTCAATAA
- a CDS encoding glycosyltransferase, which produces MVEAPIRVLYLIGGGEFGGAEQHLLGLVSHLDAHEFHPQVAVFYEEEFSARERALGIPTTVLKSDSKNLGGLNPLRDLIRDWRPHVIHTHGVRANLIGRLANRAEGFPAKSVTTVHSIMSLDYPVAWKRMIFGAAEQKTWPYVDHFIVVSEAMKRDLIKVGMPKDKLSVIHNALELPEEPQEHHPVTDLRELIGVGEDVTIVGTVARLHPVKGHTYLLKAIQKIVQERQDVVFPWFGDGDLHAELEREAKELGIDSYVKFLGFRKDVPDLLPQLDVFVLPSLSEGLSVAILEALAVGVPMIATAVGGTPEVITDGEDGLLVPSANPNALAEAVCLLVKNTELRRRLAEAGQEMVFRRFAISRLVRETTEVYKNLL; this is translated from the coding sequence ATGGTGGAAGCACCCATCCGCGTCCTCTATCTGATCGGAGGCGGCGAGTTCGGCGGGGCGGAACAGCACTTGCTCGGACTCGTCAGCCACTTGGACGCTCATGAATTTCATCCGCAGGTCGCCGTCTTTTATGAAGAGGAGTTCTCCGCCAGAGAGCGGGCGCTGGGCATCCCGACGACCGTCCTCAAAAGCGACTCGAAGAATCTCGGCGGTTTGAACCCTCTGCGCGACCTGATTCGCGATTGGCGGCCGCACGTCATCCATACGCATGGTGTGCGCGCCAACTTGATTGGACGGCTGGCGAACCGGGCCGAGGGCTTTCCTGCGAAATCGGTCACCACGGTTCACAGCATCATGTCGCTCGACTATCCGGTGGCATGGAAGCGCATGATCTTCGGCGCTGCGGAACAGAAGACGTGGCCCTACGTCGACCACTTCATCGTCGTCTCGGAAGCAATGAAGCGAGACTTGATCAAAGTCGGCATGCCCAAAGACAAGCTGAGCGTCATCCACAACGCGCTGGAGTTGCCGGAAGAGCCGCAAGAGCATCATCCGGTGACCGACCTGCGCGAGTTGATCGGGGTGGGCGAGGACGTCACCATCGTCGGCACCGTCGCCCGCTTGCATCCGGTCAAGGGGCATACGTACCTGCTCAAAGCGATTCAGAAGATCGTGCAAGAGCGTCAAGACGTCGTGTTCCCGTGGTTTGGCGACGGCGACTTGCATGCGGAGTTGGAGCGCGAGGCGAAGGAATTGGGCATCGACTCCTACGTCAAGTTCCTCGGGTTCCGCAAGGATGTGCCCGATCTCTTGCCGCAGTTGGACGTGTTCGTGTTGCCGTCGCTCTCGGAAGGTTTGAGCGTGGCGATCCTCGAAGCGTTGGCGGTCGGCGTCCCAATGATTGCGACGGCCGTCGGCGGAACACCGGAAGTGATCACGGACGGTGAGGACGGTTTGTTGGTCCCTTCGGCGAATCCGAACGCACTTGCAGAAGCGGTGTGTCTCCTCGTCAAGAACACGGAGCTTCGCAGACGTCTCGCCGAGGCGGGTCAAGAGATGGTCTTCCGGCGTTTTGCGATCTCCAGACTGGTCCGCGAGACGACAGAAGTATACAAGAATCTGCTTTAA